GAGATTGGAGTGGTTCGTGGTGATGACCACGACGTCACTTCGCTGCACAAGCTCCGCACTCAGTGGCTGCGACCGAAGCATGTGACCCTTAACCTCAACTTCCGGCACGAACGGATCGCAATAGGAAACCTCCGTGGCCCCGCGCTCATAAAGCAACTCTATAAGCTTAAGCGCAGGAGAGTTTCGCGTATCATCAATGTCTTTCTTGAAGGCAACCCCAACAATCAGGATCCTTGCCTTGCGAAACGGGGCACCCACTTCGCTCAAGGCCCTTCGGATCATCCCCAGCACATAGAATGGCATGTCCTCGTTGGTCTCGGCAGCCAGCTCGATGAAATTGGTGTGGAAGTCGTACTCCCGGGCCTTCCACGACAGATAGTAAGGATCGACCAGGATGCAGTGACCGCCGATGCCAGGACCGGGGTAGAACGGCATGAAGCCGAAGGGCTTAGTGGAGGCGGCCTCGATCACCTCCCAGATGTCGATTCCCCCCATGCGATCACAAAGTCGAGCCAGCTCGTTCACAAGAGCGATGTTCACGCTGCGAAAGATGTTCTCCAGCAGCTTGGTCATCTCCGCCGCACGGGGGCTGCTCACGATGTGCACCTTGTTCACCACCTGCTTGATGGCCAGCGCGGCAAGCTCCGTGCAGCGCTTGGTCACTCCGCCTACCACCACAGGGGTGTTGGCGGTCGTGAATTTCTTGTTGCCGGGGTCAATTCGTTCAGGGGAGAAAGCCAGGTAGAAGTCCTCACCAACCTTCAGCCCGCTTCGTTCCAAGATGGGGAGGACGACCTTCTCCGTAGTCTCCGGATACGTGGTGCTCTTGAGTATCACCAGTTGTCCGATGCGCAGGCGTTTGCGGATCTCGTCTGAAGCGCTTTCAATGTAGCTGATGTCCGGATCCTTGTTCGGGGTAAAGGGGG
The sequence above is drawn from the candidate division KSB1 bacterium genome and encodes:
- a CDS encoding nucleotide sugar dehydrogenase, which encodes MHDQGRPLDEKIRRKEAKIGVIGLGYVGLPLAVEYAEKGFPTLGFDIDARKVEKIRRKENYILDIPNERLAACVESGKLEAFATFERLGECDVIYICVPTPFTPNKDPDISYIESASDEIRKRLRIGQLVILKSTTYPETTEKVVLPILERSGLKVGEDFYLAFSPERIDPGNKKFTTANTPVVVGGVTKRCTELAALAIKQVVNKVHIVSSPRAAEMTKLLENIFRSVNIALVNELARLCDRMGGIDIWEVIEAASTKPFGFMPFYPGPGIGGHCILVDPYYLSWKAREYDFHTNFIELAAETNEDMPFYVLGMIRRALSEVGAPFRKARILIVGVAFKKDIDDTRNSPALKLIELLYERGATEVSYCDPFVPEVEVKGHMLRSQPLSAELVQRSDVVVITTNHSNLDYKMIAEHARAIVDTRNALGKFPAPKGILLRLGSGSRF